Genomic window (Mya arenaria isolate MELC-2E11 chromosome 16, ASM2691426v1):
atattgaattgaattgaacaaaGTAGCGTCACATGTCACACATATAAAGTTAATCTCCAGTGTGAATTCGCATATGTTTAGTTAAAGTTCCATTGTGGGAGAAACTAGTTCCACATATCTTACACAAATAAGGTTTCTCTCCTGTGTGAACTCGCATGTGTGATCTAAGTTGAGTTTTTCTTGAAAACGTAGCGTCACAGATGTCACACCTGAACGGTTTATCTCTAGTGTGAATTCTCGCGTGTGCCCTCAGAGAAGATTTATCTGAAAAAGCAGAGACACAAATGTCACACTTGTACGGTTTTTCTTCAATGTGAATTCGTATGTGGGtctttaaattatgtttgtgtttaaacgcAATACCACATATGTCACACGAATACAGCTTTTCACTTGTGTGAACTCGCATATGGCTTGTTAAGCTAGATTTTACTGAAAAGGCGGTATCACATATGTCACACTTGTACGGTTTCTCTCCGGTGTGAATTCGTATGTGTGTCTTAAGAGTAGTGTCTTTTGAAAAAGAAGCGTC
Coding sequences:
- the LOC128221364 gene encoding zinc finger protein 570-like: MFFQENIAIKTNMSIHREEKPYTCKLCDSAFTQSSRLKSHMRIHTGEKPYKCDICESNFSHKHHLGTHMRIHTGEKPYKCDICDAAFSHKHSLGSHMRIHTGEKPYKCNICDASFSKDTTLKTHIRIHTGEKPYKCDICDTAFSVKSSLTSHMRVHTSEKLYSCDICGIAFKHKHNLKTHIRIHIEEKPYKCDICVSAFSDKSSLRAHARIHTRDKPFRCDICDATFSRKTQLRSHMRVHTGEKPYLCKICGTSFSHNGTLTKHMRIHTGD